From the Solanum stenotomum isolate F172 chromosome 4, ASM1918654v1, whole genome shotgun sequence genome, one window contains:
- the LOC125861502 gene encoding protein DNA-DAMAGE INDUCIBLE 1-like, which produces MTQLGLIGQCGAITKQPEKPRGYDAQYVDLKINGKPACALVDTGAEVNLMTKKAATRLGLSYSSSNAQLRTVNAPPTPVSGVAHGVSITLGEWQGKTNFTVAPLDLFDIIPGQEFFQQCHAVIDPYLQRLLVMEQGRSCMVPMVKVSKTKGQVRLTAMQLEKNPKKKESMSRATSASSKKDNGARRSLPPCMKKVPKENNAVMLKKPPRCLPPRKEVDQKTELEANGRC; this is translated from the coding sequence ATGACGCAGTTGGGCTTGATAGGACAATGCGGAGCCATCACGAAGCAGCCTGAGAAGCCAAGAGGATACGACGCGCAATATGTCGACCTTAAGATCAATGGAAAACCCGCTTGTGCTTTGGTCGACACGGGTGCAGAGGTCAATCTCATGACCAAAAAGGCAGCAACGAGATTGGGGCTGAGTTACAGTTCAAGCAACGCCCAACTCAGGACGGTCAATGCACCCCCGACTCCTGTGAGTGGAGTCGCACATGGAGTGAGCATCACGCTAGGCGAGTGGCAAGGTAAGACCAATTTCACTGTCGCTCCTTTAGATCTCTTTGACATAATTCCTGGGCAGGAGTTCTTCCAGCAGTGCCACGCGGTGATCGACCCCTACCTTCAACGACTTTTAGTCATGGAGCAAGGAAGATCATGTATGGTGCCCATGGTCAAGGTGTCGAAGACGAAAGGACAAGTCCGCCTAACGGCCATGCAGCTCGAGAAAAACCCTAAGAAGAAGGAGTCGATGTCTAGAGCCACCAGTGCAAGTTCGAAGAAGGACAATGGTGCAAGAAGGTCCTTGCCACCGTGCATGAAGAAGGTACCAAAAGAGAACAATGCTGTGATGCTAAAGAAGCCGCCGAGGTGCTTGCCTCCTAGGAAGGAGGTAGACCAGAAGACCGAGCTAGAAGCGAATGGAAGATGTTGA